In Aquimarina sp. TRL1, a single window of DNA contains:
- a CDS encoding TerB family tellurite resistance protein, which yields MSISDLFDSGFQKRNQDHFASIVRVAMSDDIITDEEKAFLDRLARKLNISEDDYQEILKDYKSHPINPPTNYEARLERLFDLSRMVYADHIKGEDQVTILERLGVGLGFRTDNVKYIVDKALCLVDQGVDADTFAAEIKSMNQ from the coding sequence ATGTCAATATCCGATTTGTTTGATAGTGGATTTCAAAAAAGAAATCAGGATCACTTTGCTTCTATTGTAAGAGTAGCAATGAGTGATGATATAATTACGGATGAAGAAAAGGCGTTTTTGGACAGATTAGCCAGAAAGCTTAATATTTCTGAAGATGATTATCAAGAGATACTTAAAGATTATAAAAGTCACCCGATAAATCCTCCAACAAATTATGAGGCCAGATTAGAGCGCCTTTTTGATTTGTCTAGAATGGTATATGCAGATCATATAAAAGGAGAAGATCAGGTAACGATCCTTGAAAGGTTAGGAGTAGGTCTTGGCTTTAGAACGGATAATGTAAAATACATTGTTGACAAAGCATTATGCTTGGTTGATCAGGGGGTTGATGCAGATACGTTTGCAGCAGAAATTAAAAGTATGAATCAATAG
- a CDS encoding ATP-binding protein encodes MSHQEERLQFNKKIQLISVSLDGIITETDDHLFDWKEGSSIYDAHPFFEILRSFLEDPGDAPSEYNFPCIHIENKDTEKICDVTLKIDSKDILIILFDYTVKYHELNAFAQQKNESILRATKLELKNKYLIEKEKFKNNFIANINHEIRTPLTSILGFIEVLEKTKLSFEQSELSRIIKRESLHLNALIDDMIDISKIESGKLRLVEERFAFQDLVDGFVESYSKVAEKKGIAFETNIDPSIQEYLIGDSVRVYQILNNVLNNAFKFTEEGSVKLSITKNYQRTNKLTINFKIEDTGIGIMEENLEHLFERFTRFNTDKQISGTGLGLAIVQNLVDLMNGDIKVSSEVDKGTIFNIKLPFKFEISKPTPKRKKKKYSLPTSKKKFRILLVEDEEVTQYLVMKILITQGSFFVDLAIDGEEAIKCIERRNYDLILMDLKLSKIDGYKATHMIRNNYGDKVISEVPIIGFTAKANDAERDKCLRSGMDDFITKPFEQKDLLYKIIRQIAKKAAD; translated from the coding sequence ATGTCACACCAAGAAGAAAGATTACAGTTTAATAAAAAAATACAACTGATCTCAGTTTCCTTGGATGGTATTATAACAGAAACAGACGATCACCTGTTTGATTGGAAAGAAGGTAGTTCTATATATGATGCTCACCCATTTTTTGAGATTCTCAGAAGTTTTTTAGAAGACCCTGGTGATGCTCCATCCGAATATAATTTTCCCTGTATCCATATAGAGAACAAAGACACGGAAAAAATTTGCGATGTTACTCTTAAAATAGATTCCAAAGACATTCTTATCATTCTATTTGATTATACTGTAAAATATCACGAACTGAATGCATTTGCTCAACAAAAAAACGAATCTATTCTCAGAGCTACCAAACTTGAACTCAAGAATAAATATCTGATCGAAAAAGAAAAGTTCAAAAACAACTTTATTGCTAATATCAATCACGAAATCAGAACACCGCTTACCAGTATTCTAGGTTTTATTGAAGTATTAGAAAAAACAAAGCTGAGCTTTGAACAAAGCGAACTTTCCAGGATCATTAAACGAGAGAGCCTTCATTTGAATGCCTTAATTGATGATATGATCGATATCTCTAAAATTGAATCCGGAAAACTAAGACTGGTAGAAGAACGGTTTGCTTTCCAGGATTTGGTAGATGGATTTGTTGAATCCTACTCAAAAGTAGCCGAGAAAAAAGGAATTGCTTTTGAAACCAATATCGATCCTAGTATACAGGAATATCTCATCGGAGATAGCGTCCGTGTATATCAGATCTTAAACAATGTCCTTAATAACGCTTTTAAGTTTACCGAAGAAGGAAGTGTCAAACTATCCATAACCAAAAACTACCAGCGAACTAACAAGTTAACGATCAACTTCAAAATAGAAGATACCGGTATTGGTATTATGGAAGAAAACCTCGAACACCTCTTCGAGCGTTTTACACGATTTAATACCGATAAGCAAATTTCGGGAACAGGATTAGGGTTAGCCATTGTTCAAAACCTGGTTGACCTGATGAATGGAGATATTAAGGTTAGCAGTGAGGTTGATAAAGGAACCATTTTTAATATAAAACTTCCATTTAAATTTGAGATTTCGAAACCTACTCCTAAAAGGAAGAAAAAGAAATATTCACTTCCTACCTCTAAGAAAAAATTCAGGATTTTACTTGTCGAAGATGAAGAAGTAACTCAATACCTAGTCATGAAAATACTCATCACACAAGGGAGTTTCTTTGTTGATCTTGCCATTGATGGGGAAGAAGCTATTAAGTGTATAGAAAGACGAAATTACGATTTGATATTAATGGATCTTAAACTGTCGAAAATTGACGGTTATAAAGCCACCCATATGATACGAAATAATTATGGGGACAAAGTTATTTCTGAAGTACCTATAATCGGATTTACCGCCAAAGCAAATGATGCCGAAAGAGACAAATGTCTTCGATCCGGAATGGATGATTTTATAACAAAACCCTTTGAACAAAAAGATCTTTTATATAAAATCATACGACAAATAGCAAAAAAAGCTGCCGATTAA
- a CDS encoding Rab family GTPase, producing the protein MKLSKKVVLLGHFGVGKSSLFRRFIDDAFSEDYKVTLGVQIKKKVIQLPEGKELSMIIWDTEGHTDIEETRKSYLLGSHAFIYVFDVTRPDTYKNINRDLEYLKNNYPNVFLKTIGNKIDLVNQKETIAKLKDEQVTYDCLTSAKTSKNVHDFFAELAQQITK; encoded by the coding sequence ATGAAATTGTCTAAAAAAGTTGTATTGTTAGGACACTTCGGTGTAGGGAAATCATCGCTATTCAGACGTTTTATAGACGATGCTTTTTCTGAAGATTACAAAGTAACCTTAGGTGTTCAAATCAAGAAAAAAGTCATTCAGCTCCCTGAAGGGAAAGAACTATCTATGATTATATGGGACACAGAAGGGCATACCGATATTGAAGAAACAAGAAAATCATACTTATTAGGATCTCACGCCTTTATATATGTGTTTGATGTTACCCGACCAGATACGTATAAAAACATTAACAGAGATCTGGAATATCTAAAAAACAACTACCCCAACGTATTTCTAAAAACGATTGGAAATAAAATCGATCTAGTAAACCAAAAAGAAACGATTGCTAAACTGAAAGATGAACAAGTGACTTATGACTGTTTAACCAGTGCTAAGACCAGCAAAAATGTTCATGATTTCTTTGCTGAGCTAGCTCAGCAAATAACAAAATAA
- a CDS encoding cell envelope biogenesis protein OmpA, with product MGEKDKLKLLKDLLLTEEHEFADSISKKVEELRTIVLQKNELSEKVDPIIDDRLDEFVQEIPSTLGPTITEALKEEIKNSQDAVVEALFPIIGKMIKKYIAHEMKLLSENISNKTKKAFSFKNWFRKTKAKAQGISSGDLAISDYAKPRLVQMFVIEKNSGILIADYSPLSKDTIDKEMVAGMLTAIKSFVEDAFEGGDQNLEMIEYELFTIHIQNFYSYYIAAVISGAYSMMFKEVLEDQIIDFAKNHISRRDIENSDLFTKKLKKHFADEIV from the coding sequence ATGGGGGAAAAGGATAAACTTAAATTACTAAAAGATCTTCTACTTACAGAAGAGCATGAGTTTGCGGATTCTATCAGCAAAAAAGTTGAAGAACTGCGTACTATTGTCCTCCAGAAAAATGAATTGTCCGAGAAAGTCGATCCGATTATCGACGATAGACTGGATGAATTCGTACAGGAAATCCCCAGCACCCTTGGGCCTACTATTACAGAAGCCCTAAAAGAAGAAATTAAAAATTCACAGGACGCTGTTGTCGAAGCATTATTTCCAATCATTGGTAAAATGATCAAGAAATATATCGCTCACGAAATGAAACTTCTCAGCGAAAATATTAGCAACAAAACCAAAAAAGCATTTTCCTTCAAAAACTGGTTCAGGAAAACAAAAGCGAAAGCACAGGGAATCAGCAGTGGAGATTTAGCCATATCCGATTATGCAAAACCAAGATTGGTGCAAATGTTTGTCATAGAGAAAAACTCAGGTATATTAATAGCCGATTATAGCCCTCTTTCAAAAGACACTATAGATAAGGAAATGGTTGCCGGGATGCTTACCGCTATCAAGAGCTTTGTAGAAGATGCTTTCGAAGGAGGAGATCAGAATCTGGAAATGATCGAATATGAATTATTCACTATTCATATTCAGAATTTTTACTCCTATTATATTGCCGCTGTTATTTCCGGGGCATATAGTATGATGTTCAAAGAAGTACTAGAAGATCAGATCATAGACTTTGCTAAAAATCATATTTCCAGAAGAGATATTGAAAACAGCGACCTATTCACTAAAAAATTAAAAAAACATTTTGCCGATGAAATTGTCTAA
- a CDS encoding fructose 1,6-bisphosphatase — MAKDTKATDQPAANDQASKIEAIKNLIFGDNIAAYDSEFEQVKKDISTKKNELEDFIEETRKELHQAIDNLSTDINIRITELEDKVADKVEMLNTKKVDKKVLGDLLIAMGEKIIQK, encoded by the coding sequence ATGGCTAAAGATACAAAAGCGACAGACCAACCTGCTGCTAATGATCAGGCTTCCAAAATTGAAGCGATCAAGAACCTCATTTTCGGAGATAATATCGCCGCATATGACTCAGAGTTCGAGCAGGTTAAGAAAGATATTTCAACAAAAAAAAATGAATTAGAAGATTTCATTGAAGAAACTCGCAAAGAACTTCATCAGGCAATCGATAATTTAAGTACCGATATAAATATCAGAATTACAGAATTGGAAGATAAGGTCGCTGATAAAGTAGAAATGCTCAACACTAAAAAAGTAGATAAAAAAGTACTGGGTGACTTACTTATCGCAATGGGTGAAAAAATCATCCAAAAGTAA
- the fbp gene encoding class 1 fructose-bisphosphatase: MPKSNQTLGEFIIENQTDFPYASGELSRLINSIRLAAKMVNHEVNKAGLVDITGAIGETNIQGEDQQKLDVLANETFINTLTNREIVCGIASEENDDFITIKGHKNDHKNNYVVLMDPLDGSSNIDVNVSVGTIFSIYRRITPTGTPVTLEDFLQPGNLQVAAGYIIYGTSTMLVYTTGNGVNGFTLNPALGTYYLSHPNMRFPEDGNIYSVNEGNYIHFPQGIKDYIKYCQEEKEDRPYTSRYIGSLVSDIHRNMIKGGIYMYPSTSKSPNGKLRLLYECNPMAFLTEQAGGKASDGHRRILDIKPSELHQRTPFICGSKNMVEKVESFMQ; this comes from the coding sequence ATGCCAAAAAGCAATCAAACTCTTGGAGAATTTATCATTGAAAATCAAACAGATTTTCCATACGCCAGCGGAGAGCTTTCCCGCTTAATAAATTCTATCCGATTGGCTGCAAAAATGGTTAACCACGAGGTTAACAAAGCTGGTTTAGTAGACATTACAGGAGCAATAGGGGAAACAAATATACAAGGTGAAGACCAACAAAAATTGGATGTTTTAGCCAATGAAACTTTTATAAACACATTAACGAACAGAGAAATTGTATGTGGAATCGCATCAGAAGAAAATGATGATTTCATCACGATCAAAGGGCATAAGAACGATCATAAAAACAACTATGTTGTACTTATGGATCCATTGGATGGTAGCTCTAACATAGATGTTAATGTATCTGTGGGAACCATTTTCTCTATCTACAGAAGAATTACACCAACAGGAACCCCTGTTACTCTTGAAGACTTTCTTCAACCAGGAAATTTACAAGTTGCCGCAGGATATATAATTTATGGAACCTCGACCATGTTAGTATACACGACCGGTAATGGGGTAAACGGATTCACACTAAATCCGGCATTAGGTACTTACTACTTATCACATCCGAATATGAGATTTCCAGAAGATGGTAATATCTATTCTGTAAACGAAGGGAATTATATCCATTTCCCTCAAGGGATTAAAGATTATATAAAATATTGTCAGGAAGAAAAAGAAGATCGTCCATACACTTCCAGGTATATAGGCTCTTTAGTTAGTGATATTCACAGGAATATGATTAAAGGAGGAATATACATGTATCCTAGCACTTCTAAGTCTCCTAATGGGAAGCTCCGATTACTTTACGAATGTAATCCGATGGCATTTCTTACAGAGCAGGCAGGAGGAAAAGCTAGTGATGGTCATAGAAGGATTCTGGATATAAAACCTTCTGAACTTCATCAAAGAACTCCCTTTATTTGCGGTAGCAAAAACATGGTAGAAAAAGTGGAATCCTTTATGCAATAA
- a CDS encoding GNAT family N-acetyltransferase, with the protein MDYVIREAKEQDMPAVLGLIKELAVFEKEPDAVEVTVEEMVKEGFGAHPLFHCFVAEVEKEIVGIALVYDRFSTWKGRSVHLEDLIVRESMRGTGLGKALYSKVLTYAKEKGVRRVEWAVLNWNQGAIDFYEKSGATLLKDWYLVQMDEAGLDRYVQSVK; encoded by the coding sequence ATGGATTACGTAATACGAGAAGCGAAGGAACAAGATATGCCGGCAGTACTTGGTTTGATTAAGGAATTGGCGGTTTTTGAAAAAGAGCCTGACGCTGTAGAGGTAACTGTAGAAGAGATGGTGAAAGAAGGGTTCGGAGCACATCCATTGTTTCATTGTTTTGTTGCTGAGGTGGAAAAAGAAATAGTAGGAATTGCATTGGTGTACGATCGGTTTTCTACCTGGAAGGGACGTTCGGTTCACTTAGAGGATTTAATTGTGCGGGAATCTATGAGAGGAACAGGATTGGGTAAAGCGCTATATTCTAAGGTACTTACCTATGCAAAGGAAAAAGGAGTTCGGCGAGTAGAATGGGCAGTGCTTAACTGGAACCAAGGAGCCATTGACTTTTATGAGAAGAGTGGTGCGACCTTACTCAAAGATTGGTATTTAGTACAAATGGATGAAGCAGGCTTGGATCGATATGTACAATCAGTGAAATAA
- a CDS encoding carbon-nitrogen hydrolase family protein, producing MKIALAQSISKKGNVDQNILTHERMIRQASQAGADIILFPELSLTGYELALAKELCFDIGDARLHRLHELANEHHIITIIGAPYIEEGELYIASFVLYPDGTTDVYKKQYLHDGEENYVSSGDEGLLIDYEGERIYNAICADISKEAHPEKAFKHKATVYLASVLITPGGYEADEVLLKRYAMNYNLTVMMSNHGGPSGGYESAGKSAVWSSKGNRIGMLESEGEGILLASKEGDSWKCEVIKTNKP from the coding sequence ATGAAAATAGCGCTGGCTCAATCTATTTCAAAAAAAGGGAATGTCGATCAGAACATTCTCACACATGAGCGAATGATTCGTCAGGCTTCTCAGGCAGGAGCTGATATTATTCTTTTTCCAGAGCTTTCTCTTACCGGCTATGAGTTGGCATTGGCAAAAGAATTGTGTTTTGATATTGGAGATGCTCGATTGCATAGATTACATGAGTTAGCTAATGAACATCATATTATCACGATTATTGGCGCGCCCTACATTGAAGAGGGTGAGTTATATATTGCTTCGTTCGTATTGTACCCCGACGGGACAACAGATGTCTATAAAAAACAATACCTCCACGACGGAGAAGAAAACTATGTTAGTTCAGGAGATGAAGGGTTGTTGATTGATTATGAGGGAGAGCGAATTTACAATGCTATCTGTGCAGATATCTCAAAGGAAGCACATCCGGAAAAAGCATTTAAGCATAAGGCTACAGTGTATCTAGCAAGTGTTCTGATTACACCAGGAGGGTATGAAGCAGATGAAGTTTTGTTAAAGCGATACGCGATGAATTATAACCTGACTGTAATGATGAGTAATCATGGAGGACCTTCTGGAGGTTATGAGTCTGCAGGTAAGAGTGCTGTGTGGTCTTCAAAAGGAAATAGGATAGGAATGTTGGAGAGCGAAGGGGAAGGGATTCTTCTTGCTTCCAAAGAAGGGGATTCATGGAAGTGCGAGGTGATTAAAACTAATAAACCGTAA
- a CDS encoding aspartate kinase, whose product MKIFKFGGASVKDAAGVRNVIRVLKTVEFTDLVIVVSAMGKTTNAMEVIVENYLQHPDSLEESLVKIFDFHTKIIKELFGDNDTDVKDKIQALFLDLRTTLERNKSKQYDYCYDQIVGYGELFSTVILSEYLMFVGVANQWLDARNVIKTDNGYRRAKVDWDWTEENIRKEVVSEGGIYVTQGFIGSDINNFSTTLGREGSDYTAGIFAYCLHAENVTIWKDVPGVLNGDPRVFEGTELLQEISYEEAIELAFYGASVIHPKTLQPLQRKEIPLYVKSFLHPANPGTSVKKGQALVPYMPCYIVKKDQILLSLSSLDFSFIVEKNISEIFELFDRYKLKVDLIQNSAISFSVCVEDKFNLFDTVADKLKLKFAVNFEKNVSLYTIRHFTKEAVQKIEGDKDVLLKQSTRETFQMIVKQ is encoded by the coding sequence ATGAAAATATTCAAATTTGGGGGAGCATCGGTTAAAGATGCAGCTGGAGTAAGGAATGTCATCCGCGTTCTGAAAACAGTAGAATTTACCGATTTAGTCATTGTAGTTTCTGCTATGGGGAAAACTACAAATGCTATGGAGGTTATTGTAGAAAACTACCTGCAACATCCGGATAGTCTAGAGGAATCATTGGTGAAAATATTTGATTTTCATACTAAAATCATCAAAGAATTGTTCGGAGATAACGATACGGATGTCAAGGATAAAATTCAGGCGTTATTCCTGGATTTAAGAACAACGTTGGAAAGAAATAAATCAAAACAATATGATTATTGTTATGATCAGATTGTGGGGTATGGAGAATTGTTCTCTACTGTTATTTTGAGTGAATATTTAATGTTTGTAGGAGTTGCTAATCAGTGGCTGGATGCTAGAAATGTAATTAAGACAGATAACGGGTATAGACGAGCTAAGGTGGATTGGGATTGGACGGAAGAGAATATTAGGAAAGAAGTAGTGTCAGAAGGGGGAATTTATGTTACTCAGGGATTTATCGGTTCTGATATCAATAACTTTTCTACTACACTGGGGAGGGAAGGAAGTGATTATACGGCTGGGATTTTTGCCTACTGCTTGCATGCAGAAAATGTCACTATCTGGAAAGATGTTCCGGGTGTTCTAAATGGAGACCCAAGAGTATTCGAAGGGACAGAGTTGCTACAGGAAATTTCATATGAGGAAGCAATAGAGCTTGCTTTTTATGGGGCTTCGGTGATTCACCCCAAAACACTACAACCATTACAACGAAAAGAAATTCCTTTGTATGTCAAATCTTTTTTGCATCCTGCTAATCCTGGGACATCAGTAAAAAAAGGACAAGCCCTTGTGCCATATATGCCATGCTATATTGTAAAAAAAGATCAGATATTACTCTCACTTTCATCTCTGGACTTTTCATTTATTGTAGAAAAAAATATAAGCGAAATATTTGAGCTTTTTGACCGCTATAAATTAAAGGTAGATTTGATACAAAATTCGGCTATAAGTTTCTCTGTGTGTGTAGAAGATAAATTTAATCTGTTTGACACTGTGGCAGATAAGTTGAAATTGAAATTTGCTGTTAATTTTGAGAAAAACGTATCCTTGTATACCATACGGCATTTTACAAAAGAGGCAGTGCAGAAAATAGAGGGGGATAAGGACGTTTTATTGAAGCAATCCACAAGAGAAACGTTTCAGATGATTGTTAAACAATAG
- a CDS encoding lysophospholipid acyltransferase family protein produces MSIVTSREVAKGLKLDKLGFIGTFIGWIILKITRLSKINRQYSSISHFEGLEFLEKALEMYGVTFEVPEEDLKRLPKNGAFITLSNHPLGGLDGIILLKLLLEKRADSKIMANFLLQNFDPLKPFILPVNPFEDKKDAKSSLKGIKEAIQHLSEGHPIGIFPAGEVSTFKEGKNIVDRPWEPGAMRLVQKANVPVVPIYFHARNSRLFYRLAAIHDSLRTAKLPSELFSQEKRVIKVRIGHAVSVKDQQEHTCLEDFTSFLRKKTYMLANPYEKKTLRESIPQNLKLPKLPKQIALEGNKNKIEAELQFCRENDKRLLASKNYEVFLATKKCVPNILHEIGRLREITFRAIGEGTNNSLDLDPFDDYYHHMFLWDNDAKKIAGAYRMGMGSEIYAKFGIDGFYLQDLFRFEPELHKMMSESIEMGRAFIIKEYQQRPMPLFLLWKGIVHCTLRFPEHKYLIGGVSISNRFSNFSKSLMIEFMKSHYYDPYVAQYVRPKKEFKVKLNDADKDFVFDESRSDLNKFDKIIDEIEPGSLRIPVLIKKYIKQNAKVVAFNVDPLFNNAVDGLMYIRISDLPDSTVKPVMEEFQAELEQKYFKAVEEK; encoded by the coding sequence ATGTCGATAGTAACCTCAAGAGAAGTAGCCAAAGGGCTAAAATTGGATAAGTTAGGTTTTATTGGGACTTTTATTGGATGGATCATTCTGAAGATCACAAGGTTGTCAAAAATTAACAGGCAATATAGCTCTATAAGTCATTTTGAAGGATTGGAATTTCTTGAAAAAGCTTTGGAGATGTATGGAGTTACTTTTGAAGTACCTGAAGAAGACTTAAAAAGGTTACCAAAAAATGGAGCTTTTATCACATTGTCTAATCATCCTTTGGGAGGATTAGACGGAATTATTTTATTAAAATTATTATTGGAGAAGAGAGCGGATTCCAAGATAATGGCGAATTTTTTATTGCAGAACTTTGATCCGCTAAAACCATTTATTTTACCAGTAAATCCTTTTGAAGATAAAAAAGATGCAAAGTCAAGTCTAAAAGGAATTAAAGAAGCGATTCAGCATCTTTCGGAAGGACATCCGATAGGGATTTTTCCTGCAGGAGAAGTTTCAACCTTTAAAGAAGGTAAAAATATTGTAGACAGACCGTGGGAGCCGGGAGCTATGCGCTTGGTGCAGAAGGCAAACGTACCAGTTGTACCTATTTATTTTCACGCGAGAAATAGTCGTTTGTTTTACCGATTAGCAGCTATTCATGACAGTTTGAGAACAGCAAAATTACCAAGTGAGCTATTTTCTCAGGAAAAACGAGTGATAAAAGTTCGGATTGGTCATGCCGTCTCAGTAAAAGATCAGCAAGAACATACATGTTTGGAAGATTTTACCAGTTTTCTGAGAAAGAAGACATATATGCTGGCAAATCCGTACGAGAAGAAAACATTGAGAGAATCAATCCCTCAAAATCTCAAACTTCCTAAACTTCCAAAACAAATTGCTTTGGAAGGAAATAAAAATAAAATAGAAGCTGAATTACAATTTTGTAGGGAGAATGATAAGCGTCTTTTGGCAAGTAAAAATTATGAGGTGTTTTTGGCAACTAAGAAGTGTGTGCCCAATATTCTTCATGAGATAGGGCGTCTTAGGGAGATTACATTTAGAGCAATAGGAGAAGGAACTAATAATTCACTTGATTTGGACCCTTTTGATGATTATTATCATCATATGTTTTTATGGGATAATGATGCTAAGAAGATAGCTGGAGCATACCGAATGGGAATGGGATCGGAAATCTATGCTAAGTTTGGAATAGATGGTTTTTATCTTCAGGATCTTTTTCGATTTGAACCAGAACTTCATAAGATGATGAGCGAGTCTATCGAAATGGGAAGAGCGTTTATTATTAAAGAGTACCAACAACGACCAATGCCACTATTTTTATTGTGGAAGGGAATCGTTCATTGTACGCTTCGCTTTCCGGAACATAAATACCTGATAGGAGGAGTTAGTATTAGTAATAGGTTTAGTAACTTTTCTAAATCGTTAATGATCGAGTTTATGAAGTCGCATTATTACGATCCATATGTGGCTCAATACGTACGGCCTAAAAAAGAATTTAAGGTAAAGTTGAATGATGCGGATAAAGATTTTGTTTTTGATGAGAGTCGAAGTGATCTGAACAAGTTTGATAAGATTATAGATGAGATAGAACCAGGAAGTCTTCGTATCCCTGTATTGATTAAAAAGTATATCAAGCAAAATGCAAAAGTAGTGGCATTTAATGTAGATCCGTTATTTAACAATGCAGTGGATGGATTGATGTATATCAGGATTTCGGATCTGCCCGATAGTACGGTTAAACCTGTAATGGAAGAATTTCAGGCAGAGTTGGAACAAAAATATTTTAAAGCAGTAGAAGAAAAATAA
- a CDS encoding arsenate reductase ArsC: MKKILVLCTGNSCRSQMAEGYLRHFAKEATTIYSAGVETHGVNPRAISIMKEDGIDISSHTSNNLDEYLDITFDYILTVCDNAKERCPFFPGKAERFHYNFFDPSKITGTEEEIHKAFEKTRNEIKTYCDNFIEDNVT, from the coding sequence ATGAAAAAAATCCTCGTTTTATGTACTGGTAACTCTTGCAGAAGTCAAATGGCAGAAGGCTATCTCAGACATTTTGCCAAAGAAGCAACAACGATATATAGTGCTGGAGTCGAAACACACGGCGTAAACCCCAGAGCTATCAGCATCATGAAAGAAGACGGTATTGATATTTCCTCTCACACATCCAATAACCTGGATGAATATCTCGATATCACTTTTGACTATATTCTTACAGTATGTGACAATGCAAAAGAGCGATGCCCTTTCTTCCCTGGAAAAGCAGAAAGATTTCATTACAATTTCTTTGACCCTTCCAAAATAACAGGAACAGAAGAAGAAATTCATAAAGCATTTGAAAAAACAAGAAATGAAATCAAAACTTACTGTGATAATTTTATTGAAGATAACGTAACTTAA